A region from the Coregonus clupeaformis isolate EN_2021a unplaced genomic scaffold, ASM2061545v1 scaf1631, whole genome shotgun sequence genome encodes:
- the LOC121562139 gene encoding uncharacterized protein LOC121562139, with product MLVRELAVLNTQIFTMEQPIFICFTPARRMVWEELSSQNEQYVDEEVGQWPCLALIPWSGPLYVPVSPKPVYYLTRAGRILVRELAVLNTQTSKLVTEEPTFHLTEAGRLVLDELSAPLDSHSQPNSEDSRFPYEKLQLVGNWGSFHFHYWKIHYRRVQQNEEDLHHLCIVRGVEKQLWWSRVIQEKILDPWGLVQVVLTNKELTGIKFLGRRIYGLRSCLVKMRSEFTYYEDAQQVDISHHSGGVPGEGDEMTSYQFSTSDIITTPHEPFSVPPPPYHSTQDQDQTPDSTPHEFVEEQNNVADVPQLWSYFGNQGTTNFSLRLAGIRHAMEALTSSDSTSLNYLTHAGRMVLSGLSELNQQDVRQFQQAYDLLVNFINEPANRERLEQEMALVGVGLHASLSVSCRHSLLIQHLLNETF from the exons atgctggtgagagagctggcagtgttaaacacacag ATTTTCACGATGGAGCAGCCTATTTTCATCTGTTTCACTCCAGCTAGGAGGATGGTATGGGAGGAACTGTCTTCTCAAAATGAACAG tatgtggatgaggaggttgggcagtggccctgtctggctttaatcccttggtctggaccctTGTATGTTCCTGTCTCT CCCAAACCAGTCTACTATCTCACCCGTGCTGGGAGAATTctggtgagagagctggcagtgttaaacacacag ACTTCCAAATTGGTTACTGAGGAGCCTACCTTTCACCTCACTGAAGCGGGGAGGCTAGTGCTTGACGAACTGTCAGCACCTTTAGATAGCCATTCACAG CCAAATAGTGAAGACTCTCGTTTTCCCTATGAGAAGTTGCAGCTGGTTGGGAACTGGGGTTCGTTTCATTTCCATTACTGGAAGATCCATTATAGACGAGTGCAG CAAAATGAAGAGGACTTGCATCACCTGTGCATTGTGAGGGGAGTGGAGAAACAGCTGTGGTGGAGCAGAGTCATTCAGGAAAAAATCCTGGATCCATGG GGTCTTGTCCAGGTGGTCCTCACCAACAAGGAGCTGACTGGTATTAAG TTCCTTGGTAGAAGGATCTATGGACTCAGGTCCTGCCTTGTCAAGATGAGGTCTGAGTTCACCTAttatgaggatgcccag CAGGTGGATATCTCCCACCACAGTGGAGGGGTtccaggagagggggatgagatgaCGTCGTATCAGTTCTCCacctctgacatcatcaccacccCTCATGAACCGTTCTCTG TCCCCCCTCCACCTTACCACTCcacccaggaccaggaccagaccccTGACAGCACTCCTCAC GAGTTTGTGGAGGAGCAAAATAATGTTGCAGATGTGCCCCAGCTGTG GAGTTACTTTGGAAACCAAGGGACAACCAACTTCTCTCTGAGGCTGGCCGGTATCCGACATGCTATGGAG GCTCTGACATCCTCAGACAGTACCTCCCTTAATTACCTCACCCACGCTGGGAGGATGGTGTTGAGCGGATTGTCCGAGCTCAACCAGCAG gatgtgaggcAGTTTCAGCAGGCCTACGACCTCCTGGTGAACTTCATTAATGAGCCAGCAAACAGGGAGCGACTAGAGCAAGAGATGGCTCTTGTAGGAGTAGGTTTACATGCAAGTTTGAGCGTTAGCTGTAGGCACAGTCTGCTCATCCAACATCTACTCAATGAGACTTTCTAA